AGCTTCTAAAAGCTAAATAGGATCAATTGGGCACCCCTTTTGAAGGGAGTCCCACAGCCGTCGCGTTTGATTGCGAGAAGTATCCGCCAAATCCTCAACAAGTTACATTCAGATAAAAGACTTTTCGCGAATTGCCGCTACCATAGCGGGCGGGCCCTTCTCGGCATGTCGAGAACTTCCCGTGCATCAAATGAATTATACAACCGCGCGAAATTCGAGTCAAATATTCTTCCGATCGCCGCGCCTTCCAAGCTGTCATTCCGACATCCCGCCAACCTTATGAGCGCGTTGACGCTTCATCCAATCGCAACGCGCAACCTACTTGCTGACCGCATGGGCATATTGCCGTTCATGAAAAGGAGACGGTTCTTCATCCGCTTCGGCGGAGACGCCAAACCGCGGGCAACCGATCGCAGGATCGATGCAGCGAATTGCTAGCGAGGAGTGAGATAAGCAGAACCTGTAAGAGCGATACAAAGCCGCATCTTCGTATAGAAATGTGAGCTCGCGCTCGAGATGCTGCAGCATCAGGCGATAAATGCCTGTCGTTGTTACCACGATTCACTTTCGACGATGAACTGAGACGCAGCAATGGTTTGGCTTCCGAAGTCGTGCTCATCTTCGTCTTCCGGCTCATCGATTGTCTTGGGACTGAGCCGTTTCGTGGATCGCATCCCAGCCGCCCACGCCTCAATCGGTCCCCGCGAACCTTCGATATGGCGAAATTGTCCGAAAAGCCGCAGCACGAACATATCGATCTGGGGGGAGTTCGCTCGCTTCGCTTCAACATGCGCTCGCTGTGCTCCAGCGCCAGTTAGCGCGTCAGACATTGCATTGGGCTGACGACGAACTATTGAACTGACTTCTCTCAGGTCTTCTTACCCCCAAATCCGGTGAACGCCTTCAGGAATCAACCAACAAGGTGCCCTCGCACGAAGGCCGCGACCTCTTCGATCGAGGCCATGCCTTCGTCGAGCATCGGCGCAAACAATTGCCAGGAGTGGCACATGCCGTCCCAGACCTTCAGCTCAGCAACGACGCTCGCCTGACGGAGACGCTCAGCGAGTTGCACGCTGTCGTCGCGCAGCAGTTCCCACGATCCGACGTGAATCATTGTCGGCGGTAGCTTCGACAGATCACCATTCAGCGGCGTAAGATAAGGCGACGTTGGAACGCTGGCGCCGAAATAGACGCGCTTGAATAGCTCGACCAGTTGTGGGGTGAGCAGGGGGGCGTCGGCGGCGGAGCGGAACGACTCGCTCTGTCCGGTGAAGTCAAGTGCCGGGGACATCACAGCCAACGCACCCGGAATGGGTAGCCCTTCGTCGCGGGCACGCATCGCCGTCTATATTGTGAGGTTACCGCCCGCCGAGTCGCCGGACAGGCAAATTGCGGACGGCGCGAAGCCCTGTTCCAGCGCCCATTTGTATACGGCGAGCGCATCGTCATGGGCGGCGGGCGCCGGATGTTCAGGCGCGAGCCGATAGTCCGCGGCGAGGACGGCAACGCCGGAGGCACGCGCGAGATTAGCGGCGATAACACGGTGCGATCGTGACGAGCCAAAGAAAAAGCCGCCGCCGTGGAAATGAACGATCAAGCACTTGTCGTTCGAGTCGGGATAGTGGATCAGGTCGCCGCTGACAGGACCCGACGATACCCGCTTGATCATGGCGCCGTCCGGGATTGGCGTCTGCGCATTGCTTTCCTCGAACCATGCGCGCATGTCCGCCGGGCTGCCATTGTCTGGCGGCGGGAATTGCGCGCTCGTCTGCAAGATCGCTGCGAGCTGCTGCTTGGACATGTTTCCTCCTATTTCTTATGCGCGGCACGCCGGCAGATCGGCCGGTTGGTATAGTTTTCCCGAAGGTGACGAGGCGCTAGGCGCGTCGTCTTGCCCGCAGGGAGCGATCTTTCGTTCAGTCCATTCGCACGATCGGTTTGATCACGGCACCGGTCTCCGAATCGAATATCGCAGTATTGATCTCATCGAGGGTGTAGAACTTGACGAGCTTGTCGAACGGGAAACGGCCGCTCCGGTAGAGATCGATCAGCTCCGGGATGAAGACTGCGGGATCGGAGTCGCCCTCGACGATGCCGATCAGGCGGCGGCCACCGCTCATGAAATGGGTCTCGTTGAGCACGATCTCCTCATCCGGTCCTGAGGCGCCGAGAATGCCGCAGGTGCCGCGCGGGCCAAGGCTCTCCACGGCGTTGCGGATCACCGCAGGCAGACCGGTCGTGTCGAGCGCGAAATTAAGGCCCGAGCCGGTGATCTGCATGATCGCCTCGACCGGATTGGTTTGGCGCGGATCGATCACATGTGTTGCCCCCAGTGTTCTGGCGATCTCGAGCCTTACCGGGTTTATGTCGACCGCAATGATGGTGGTGGCACCTACGACGCCGGCGGCCATCAGCGCCGACAATCCGACCGATCCGGACCCGAACACCGCGAAGGATTTACCGGCGGCAACTTTCAGGGCGTTCATCACCGCGCCGGCGCCGGTCTGGATGCCGCAGGCAAGCGGCCCGAGCAGCTCGAGCGGGACTTCGGACGTGACCTCTACCACATTGATCTCGTGGCAAAGCGCATGGGTTGCGAACGACGACTGGCCGAAGAAATTGCCGTTGATACGAGCGCCGTTCGCCGACAGCGCGCTCGATCCATCCGCGCGCGCGGCGAAGAAGTTGCGCGGGAAGAATTCATGGCAGTAGCTCGCAGCATGATCCTTGCAGCTCGGACACCCACCACAGCAGTTGAAGGTCATCACCACGTGGTCGCCGGGCTTGACCTTGGTGATTGCATCCCCCACCGCTTCGACAATGCCAGCGCCTTCGTGACCGAGCACAACCGGCAGCGGCGTCGGCAGCATGCCGTCGCGGACGACCAGATCAGTGTGACAGACGCCCGTGGCTTTGACCTTGACGAGGATCTCGTCGGGGCGCGGGGGTTCGAGCTCGATGGTTTCAAGCTTGAGTGGCGCGCCCGTTTCGCGGGCCACGGCGGCACGAATCTTCATCCCTAATCTCCAAAGGTCAGACGGTTTGAGGCGCACAGCTTTCGGCACGCGAGCGCCGGAAGCTGTGCGGTATTTGCGAAGCGGTTCAAAACGGATACGGCGTCGCCTGCGGCTTCTCCGAGGTCCACATCCACTGCGTGAACTCTTCCCAGATCGCCGGACCGCTGATCCGGCTGCCATTGCCGGAACGGCCGCGCCCGCCGAACGGAGCGAACGGCCCGCCGTTGACCGTCTGGTCGTTGATGTGGAGCTGGCCGACCACAAGGCGATCGCCCACGGCGCGCGCACGCGCGATCGAACCGGAAATCACGCCGGCCGCAAGGCCATAGTCGGAACGGTTGGCGAGCTCGACCGCTTCATCGTCGTTAGCGAAACTGACGAGGCAGGCCACGGGGCCAAAAATCTCCTCGTCGAACGCGCGCATGCCCGGCTTCACGCCGGCCAGCACGGTCGCCTGGTAATATCGCCCGTCGTGGCCGCCGCCGGCCAGCAGCCGCGCGCCATTCGCCACCGCATCGTCGACAATCGCTTGGATCTTCGCGACCTGTGCGTCGCTGATGATAGGGCCAAGCGCAAACTGCCCGGACGACGGATCACCGGCGCGCAGATGTCGGGCCTTCTCGGCGATCTTCGTCGCCAGCGCATCGGCGATGTTTGCATGCGTGAGCACGAGGCCAGTCGACATGCAGATCTGCCCCTGATGCAGGAAAGCACCCCAGGCGGCATTGGAGGCTGCGACGTCAACATCGGCATCGTCGAGGATGATCAGCGAATTCTTGCCGCCGAGTTCGAGTTGCACCTTCTTGAGATGACGACCTGCAACCTCGCCGACCTTGCTGCCGCCCTCGGCCGACCCTGTGAAGGAGATCATCGCGATGTTGGGATCGGCGCACATCGCCTCACCTGCCGCCGCCCCGCCCGGCACCACCTGCAAGACTCCTTTGGGCAGGCCCGCATCCTCGAAGATCCGAGCGATGATGATACCGCCTGATACCGCGGTGCGGGGATCAGGCTTGTGGACGACAGCGTTACCCACCGCGAGCGCCGCGGCGATGGCCCGAATGGAGA
This genomic stretch from Bradyrhizobium sp. CCGB12 harbors:
- a CDS encoding NAD(P)-dependent alcohol dehydrogenase; the encoded protein is MKIRAAVARETGAPLKLETIELEPPRPDEILVKVKATGVCHTDLVVRDGMLPTPLPVVLGHEGAGIVEAVGDAITKVKPGDHVVMTFNCCGGCPSCKDHAASYCHEFFPRNFFAARADGSSALSANGARINGNFFGQSSFATHALCHEINVVEVTSEVPLELLGPLACGIQTGAGAVMNALKVAAGKSFAVFGSGSVGLSALMAAGVVGATTIIAVDINPVRLEIARTLGATHVIDPRQTNPVEAIMQITGSGLNFALDTTGLPAVIRNAVESLGPRGTCGILGASGPDEEIVLNETHFMSGGRRLIGIVEGDSDPAVFIPELIDLYRSGRFPFDKLVKFYTLDEINTAIFDSETGAVIKPIVRMD
- a CDS encoding benzaldehyde dehydrogenase, which encodes MNMQARDFIAIDRWRGKAFLGEWSVTDGGVLDINDLATQAVLGSVGIANPKDIAKAAREARLAQSAWALRLPQERAAILNKAADLLEQNGEELIGWIMRESGSTRSKAAIEIEHGAGFVRHAAAIAIEPNGILLPPMEHGRSNAAKRVPHGVVGVISPFNFPLVLSIRAIAAALAVGNAVVHKPDPRTAVSGGIIIARIFEDAGLPKGVLQVVPGGAAAGEAMCADPNIAMISFTGSAEGGSKVGEVAGRHLKKVQLELGGKNSLIILDDADVDVAASNAAWGAFLHQGQICMSTGLVLTHANIADALATKIAEKARHLRAGDPSSGQFALGPIISDAQVAKIQAIVDDAVANGARLLAGGGHDGRYYQATVLAGVKPGMRAFDEEIFGPVACLVSFANDDEAVELANRSDYGLAAGVISGSIARARAVGDRLVVGQLHINDQTVNGGPFAPFGGRGRSGNGSRISGPAIWEEFTQWMWTSEKPQATPYPF